In one window of Epinephelus fuscoguttatus linkage group LG20, E.fuscoguttatus.final_Chr_v1 DNA:
- the LOC125880575 gene encoding dexamethasone-induced Ras-related protein 1-like gives MIKKMSPSESDFDIPAKNCYRMVILGSTKVGKTAIVSRFLNGRFDEQYTPTIEDFHRKLYSIKGDVYQLDILDTSGNHPFPAMRRLSILTGDVFILVFSLDNRDSFQEVQRLKRQIFETKSCLKNKIKENIDVPLVICGNKGDREFYREVQQDEIEQLVAGDEKCAYFEISAKRNENVDKMFQTLFTLAKLPHEMSPDLHRKVSVQYCDMLHRKSLKNKKMKDIGEAYGMVTPCARRPSVHSDLMYIKEKAIGGGQGKDKERCVIS, from the exons ATGATTAAGAAGATGTCGCCCTCCGAAAGCGATTTTGACATCCCTGCAAAGAACTGCTACAGGATGGTGATTTTGGGATCCACCAAAGTTGGGAAAACTGCCATCGTGTCCCGTTTTCTGAACGGGAGGTTCGACGAGCAGTACACGCCGACCATCGAGGACTTTCACAGGAAACTGTACAGCATCAAGGGAGACGTTTACCAGCTAGACATACTGGATACATCAGGGAACCACCCTTTCCCCGCTATGAGGAGACTCTCCATACTGACAG GTGACGTGTTCATCCTCGTCTTCAGTCTGGACAACAGAGACTCCTTCCAGGAGGTGCAGCGGCTCAAGCGTCAGATCTTCGAGACCAAGTCGTgcctaaaaaacaaaatcaaagaaaacaTCGATGTGCCTCTGGTCATCTGCGGAAACAAAGGCGACAGAGAGTTTTACCGTGAGGTGCAGCAGGACGAGATCGAGCAGCTTGTGGCCGGAGACGAGAAGTGCGCGTACTTCGAGATTTCCGCCAAGCGCAACGAGAACGTGGATAAGATGTTTCAGACTCTGTTTACCTTGGCCAAGCTACCTCACGAAATGAGCCCCGACCTTCACCGGAAAGTGTCCGTGCAGTACTGCGACATGCTGCACAGAAAGTCTCTGAAAAACAAGAAGATGAAGGACATTGGAGAAGCTTACGGGATGGTCACTCCGTGCGCCCGGAGACCCAGCGTGCACAGCGACCTCATGTACATTAAAGAGAAGGCCATAGGGGGCGGCCAGggtaaagacaaagagagatgtGTGATCAGTTAA